Part of the Lampris incognitus isolate fLamInc1 chromosome 1, fLamInc1.hap2, whole genome shotgun sequence genome is shown below.
aagttgctttttttcccccactggcTGTGAGCTGCCTGCCAGCATTTTTCCATTTAAAAAGTGCATTAATCGCACCTTCTGCACCATATTGTGCAAAGTGTAATCAAAACCACCGACACATTTGAACAGTTGTTTTCTCATACTCATAATTTATATCATAACATTTCTCATAATGTTGTAGTATTTTTGGTGTTATTCCAGTCTCATTGTGGGCAGTTATTTCAAGTATGTGTATTATTCTTGTCAAAATGAAGAATATTGTAGTTGCTACCACAAAGAAAGTAGGCACCGTAATCCCTCTGACCGGGTTTCCTTCACAACGTTGTGGTGTAGCTAATTTGAATATGAGAGCTTTGTGAAAATGCTTATGCTTCAGTTCCATAACACTCTCGGTACAAAATTTAGATAATAGCTGAAAACAGTATGACGGGAATGAAAGGATCACAGGTCATCGGCCCCAGTGAAACTGCAAACACAAAAACATGTTCCGACTATATCAGTTTATTAGTTAGCCAAAGAAAGTTCCCAATTATCATCAAATTACCATCATTGTAAAAAATGCCGGAAAACAttgggattttatttttttagtcaaTATTGGCCCACCCCTTGTCAGTAGTAGATAGATATTGACCTACGGTTAAGTGATAAGCTAGAGTAAAAAATGCAAAGACCTCCAAAAGCGGCGTTATTGACAGTTCCATCAACGTGGATGACCCGCTTGCTCAAGGGATTGAATAATGAAGCAGTTTTCTCTACCCAAGTAAATTGTGGAACTCCAGAATATTTGAACTGCAGTTTTAACTGTAATAAGATACAAAGAACTAGTGCTTATCCCTTTCAGTTATGTACATAGGTTATATTTGGTATTTCTCGTTGACAAGAACAATTTCTCGAGGATTAGACGACTTGTCAGTTTGAGTTTCAGAACTGTGATATTTTTTCCCCTCCTCGACGCTGTTAGCCAGCCACTTTGCCAAAGCCGGACTCTCCAGTAGCAGAGGAGGTGCCTCTCGCACCATGCCATGCCCCAGAGCCCACATCTACCTCAGACGGCCCTGCCCAGACCGCGCCCACCTTGGAGTCGGAGACAGTGGTAGACTCTTTGCAGTCTGAGTCTGCTCCTGCCGGCGAGGAGCCACCTTCCCCTGTTGACAGCAAAGATCCAGCAGAAATTAAACAAGACTCTTTGCAGTCCGAGTCTGCTCCTGCTGCCGAGGAGCCGCCTTCCCCTGTTGACAGCGAAGATCCAGCAGAAATGAAACAAGACTCTTTGCAGTCCGAGTCTGCTCCTGCTGCCGAGGAGCTGCCTTCCCCTGTTGACAGCGAAGATCTGGCAGAAATGAAACAGACATCCGAGGTCACCTCCGCTGAATCCAGCCCAGTTGAGACGATACCCACCTCAGCAACAGAGGCAGATGTGCAGTCTGCACCAGCCGAGTTCACGCCAGCCTCCAAAGAACCGTCTGCCCCCGAGCCCTTAGAACTGACACCAGGTAAGCACTCTGTTGCGTGTTGTTGATTTCCCCTCTTCCAGGCACTCATTTAAAGCTTTAATTAAGTCCAGTGAATGAAATCGGTATTTCCTTGAGAAAGCCCGGTGTGTTGAATCAGGGCTTCCCGAAGTGTTCTTTGAAGATATTGGGTGTCTGGATAGTTTTGGTCCTGGGACCCAGGTTTGCTGCTGGGCCCATTCCAGGATCATTTTCAGTAGGTACTGCAAGTTTAAGACCAACTTTAACTGGATGTATTTGTTATGAAATATGATATATTTGCTGAAATATGTGCTGTAATTtaaataggtttttttttttttttttttttttggtggggtggATTGTCAGGCTGGATGAATGAATGCAAATACATTTTTAGTTTATAGGCATTTTTCTAACCCAGTAGAGTTTTTCAGCTGTTCGGGGCCACCGCAGCTGGTTGAATGGAGTGAAAACACCTTGCAGAGATGATTAAAAAAAGGTTTAACTGCAGTAAAGCCCACATAAGAATCAATTTAGTTATCAGCCACGAAAGAAGATGCCCAACTTTTACAGCATAAGGAGTTTTAAAATCAAATTTTCATCAAATAAACTTTTCTGGCACAGAGCTGCGACACatccctctcacacacaaacaccacctgTCCAGTCATTTATCTCCAACAAGTACCATACTTAGCCTCCAAATCCTTTGTTCTCTTTTAATCTTCTCTTGTTTTTCCCCTCTCCTCCAGAGGCTGTGGTAGAACCCACACCAGCCGAGTCTGTTCCGGCCCCTGAGCAACTGCCTGCCCCCGTAGAAAGCGAGGAGCCCTTAGCCCCAGCACAAGAATTAACCGACTCCACTGCTGCTGCCAATGAGGCACCAACCCCTGTTGTGGAGGAGGCCTCAGCCCTGACACACACGCCACCACTTCCCCAACAGGCCGAGACAGAGACCTCCACAGGTGCAACTGATGTCGATTCTTGTACAGTTTCATGGCAAAATTGAGGCACCCCTGGGTCAATTGCATGTTTTGATGAATCTGTAAGTGATGAGAAATTAACTCTGCAGGGTACAGTCATGAACGTGGCATATTGCTGCACATTTTAATTACTTATTCAGTTACTATTTGTTGGCTGGCAGTAATCAGTTTCCAAACATTTCCTGTAGCCAGCTatgagtcaagtcaatgttatttatatagcccaatatcacaaatgacaaatttgcctcaagggacttcacagcaacacaacatcctgtccttagaccctcgcatcggataaggaacagctccctaaaaaaaaacccttaacaaggagaaaaaataggaagaaacctcagggagagcaacagaggagggatctctctaccaagacggacaacgtgcaatggatgttgtgtttacacaatttacagaatacaacattgaaagaggataacagaattataatggaattataaaacatatgaagaatatgatgtgcaggatgccaagcagtgtccagacgccaccggaacagcccaggacccgagccacgcgaccactgtcaccatgtaaaacaaaacaaaaaaaattagtcacacatcttagtgatagaaggatataacattgaaacaggataataaaattatatagatttataagacatatcaaaagaaaatgtgatgaggaggatgccaagcagcgtccaggtggcgaccaccatcactacggagacctgggaggaggacagactgcacatgcacataagggagactcacatgacaccattcacacacagaaaaagagaaagaagacatcattcagagagagagaaaagacatgtgagagaagataacagtttgcaatagtcaataatctagatgctataatctcatcggcagaacagtgcttggcagGTGAGGACAACTAGAGGGTTTTTGAAATACTCCGATTCATTGAGCCTCTCTGGATGTCAGTGCTTCCTCCTAACAACTATGGGTTCATGTATTCTGCTTCCCTCAAGATGAACATAATCGACTCTTATTTGGCACGGAAATTCACTTTCAGCTCTGAATT
Proteins encoded:
- the apool gene encoding MICOS complex subunit MIC27 is translated as MAAKVVMVAVPTVLGIASIRVHGDSEAPVDELITREKLSIYNPLPQSPQFQFVAEKPGTLQSGFTNLRETLLPYVWALQDACVSVKKGSINLYHVGEDAYHYLKDPPPGFLPRVSTITLAGLLGVFLARKGSRLRRLALPLGMMSAGVSVCYPAQTVAVLKVTGKKMYAAGQWSGTTVSSLFTSKSKEQVSNELVSPQPEPATLPKPDSPVAEEVPLAPCHAPEPTSTSDGPAQTAPTLESETVVDSLQSESAPAGEEPPSPVDSKDPAEIKQDSLQSESAPAAEEPPSPVDSEDPAEMKQDSLQSESAPAAEELPSPVDSEDLAEMKQTSEVTSAESSPVETIPTSATEADVQSAPAEFTPASKEPSAPEPLELTPEAVVEPTPAESVPAPEQLPAPVESEEPLAPAQELTDSTAAANEAPTPVVEEASALTHTPPLPQQAETETSTGVSGFNADPALVDYGQSNPEDEDLYSTRS